Proteins from one Deinococcus sp. AB2017081 genomic window:
- a CDS encoding Ig-like domain-containing protein codes for MKPTLLAALTAALILTACGGGGSTPPANDTTAPTVSLSRSVSDDSSNVVLTAAATDDRRVTKVEFYQGSTLLTTDTTAPFTYSTDVTSPRTNFTARAYDAAGNVGTSAVFNIVTPYQGVWGWALVDSTDTIIDQGALINYDEVDSRYGLVSFGEYVNKAQTRSNSVLMGPLSGENTLDVAFTAAVTSSTVTFYFVGQDADNALGTFEGSATVEGSATTVDAAGNLLQTYGLAMVQTSTTVPPLGAQAAARQQAQSQAVTLATARPMTTQGMKANPVTLRDAATTILNR; via the coding sequence GTGAAACCGACCCTCCTGGCCGCCCTGACCGCCGCCCTGATCCTGACCGCGTGTGGCGGTGGGGGCAGCACACCTCCGGCGAACGACACCACTGCGCCCACAGTGAGTCTGAGCCGCAGCGTGTCGGACGACAGCAGCAACGTGGTGCTGACGGCCGCTGCCACCGATGACCGCCGCGTCACCAAGGTCGAGTTCTACCAGGGCTCCACGCTGCTCACCACCGATACCACTGCACCGTTCACCTACTCGACCGACGTGACATCCCCACGCACCAACTTCACGGCCCGTGCCTATGACGCTGCCGGGAACGTCGGCACCAGCGCCGTGTTCAACATCGTCACTCCCTATCAGGGCGTGTGGGGCTGGGCGCTGGTGGATTCGACTGACACCATCATCGATCAGGGTGCCCTGATCAATTACGACGAGGTCGACTCCAGATACGGTCTCGTCTCGTTTGGCGAGTACGTCAACAAGGCGCAGACCCGGAGCAACTCCGTGTTGATGGGCCCGTTGTCTGGAGAAAATACTCTGGACGTTGCCTTCACTGCAGCCGTCACCTCCAGCACCGTGACCTTCTACTTCGTCGGCCAGGACGCGGATAACGCCCTGGGTACCTTCGAGGGCAGCGCGACGGTGGAGGGCAGCGCGACCACCGTCGACGCCGCTGGCAACCTACTGCAGACCTACGGCCTCGCCATGGTGCAGACGTCCACGACGGTTCCCCCGCTGGGCGCCCAGGCAGCTGCGCGACAGCAGGCACAGTCACAGGCCGTTACCCTCGCCACCGCCCGCCCGATGACGACGCAGGGCATGAAGGCCAATCCCGTGACGCTGCGGGACGCTGCCACTACAATCCTGAACCGCTGA
- a CDS encoding ADP-ribose pyrophosphatase, producing MDGAVFIGRCQPPHDAHVASVIAALNTAPRVLVLLGSANLARSVRNPLSVPERAWLLRRAVQDAGGDVRRVTIRPLPDRFDGERWAADVRAVAATVFSADARVALVGHEKDASGAYLRWFPGWTRVGLPGIPALDATSIRAAWLTGMPLPPGVPSAVAEWLAAFTCTRAHARLALEWQAVEAARTEVPPGGRLHEERWMHVHAGHVWLHTRRDDIGRGLWALPGRVLPVGERPECDGIVFDHPARSLVGQAVARVFLGPPPGGLDAHPVALNIALSRPRRFHEDHHVILTRVLGAAK from the coding sequence ATGGACGGCGCGGTCTTCATCGGCCGCTGTCAGCCCCCGCACGACGCGCACGTGGCGAGCGTGATCGCTGCCCTGAACACCGCACCGCGTGTGCTGGTGCTGCTCGGCAGCGCGAATCTGGCCCGCAGCGTCCGCAATCCGCTGAGCGTCCCAGAGCGTGCGTGGCTGCTGCGCCGCGCTGTGCAGGACGCAGGCGGGGACGTGCGCCGCGTGACCATCCGGCCCCTGCCTGACCGTTTCGATGGGGAGCGCTGGGCCGCCGACGTGCGGGCGGTGGCGGCAACGGTGTTCAGTGCCGACGCCCGTGTCGCCTTGGTCGGCCACGAGAAGGACGCCAGCGGAGCGTATCTGCGCTGGTTTCCCGGCTGGACGCGGGTGGGGCTGCCCGGCATACCCGCTCTGGACGCCACGTCCATCCGGGCGGCGTGGCTGACCGGGATGCCGCTGCCGCCGGGTGTGCCGTCAGCTGTTGCGGAGTGGCTTGCCGCGTTCACCTGCACACGAGCCCATGCCCGTCTCGCGCTGGAGTGGCAGGCGGTCGAGGCCGCGCGGACAGAGGTGCCCCCCGGCGGTCGTCTACACGAGGAGCGCTGGATGCATGTGCACGCCGGGCACGTCTGGCTGCACACCCGCCGCGACGACATCGGGCGCGGGCTGTGGGCGCTCCCTGGGCGGGTGCTGCCGGTGGGGGAGAGGCCGGAGTGTGACGGGATCGTGTTCGACCATCCGGCCCGGTCACTGGTCGGACAGGCCGTGGCGCGCGTGTTCCTGGGGCCGCCGCCTGGCGGCCTCGACGCCCACCCCGTCGCGCTGAACATTGCCCTCTCGCGCCCACGCCGGTTCCACGAGGATCACCACGTCATCCTGACGCGGGTGCTGGGGGCGGCTAAGTAG
- a CDS encoding suppressor of fused domain protein translates to MDDEKTRGGQPIYRYSTNERGWVVPEIDAEIKGAVEAHLTRFLGHDSIVWHEIISDLVHIDVYKFNPTPQRPYYTLVTSGMSDRPMTVPEKLEEMQRAELLICLPPDWPLGQAGESTSEGDLGDFNNYWPIHMLKYLARMPHEYRTWLGWGHSIPNGEPPAAFADTNFVGSVVGPVVTLPDEFVKLDVGDSTVWFYAIYPVYAEELQFKIDNSGGADALFGRFEKAGVTELVDLLRKNVCAKRKFGRFFS, encoded by the coding sequence ATGGATGACGAGAAGACGAGAGGCGGCCAGCCCATCTATCGTTACTCAACGAACGAGCGAGGGTGGGTGGTTCCGGAAATCGACGCTGAAATCAAGGGTGCCGTAGAGGCCCACCTGACACGGTTCCTGGGCCACGATTCGATCGTCTGGCACGAAATCATCTCGGATCTGGTTCACATCGACGTCTACAAATTCAACCCAACTCCGCAGCGGCCCTACTACACCCTGGTCACGTCTGGTATGTCCGACAGGCCCATGACCGTGCCGGAGAAACTTGAGGAGATGCAACGGGCAGAACTCCTGATCTGCCTGCCGCCCGATTGGCCTCTCGGACAAGCGGGCGAGAGCACATCGGAAGGTGATCTCGGAGATTTCAACAATTACTGGCCGATCCACATGCTGAAATACCTGGCCCGGATGCCACACGAGTACCGGACGTGGCTCGGGTGGGGACACAGCATCCCGAATGGCGAGCCGCCGGCCGCCTTCGCCGACACCAACTTTGTCGGCAGTGTCGTGGGGCCTGTCGTCACCCTGCCTGACGAATTCGTCAAGCTCGACGTCGGTGACAGTACCGTGTGGTTCTACGCCATCTATCCGGTCTATGCGGAGGAGCTTCAATTCAAGATCGACAATTCTGGCGGCGCTGATGCCCTCTTCGGACGTTTTGAGAAGGCAGGCGTAACGGAGCTGGTCGATCTTCTGCGGAAGAATGTCTGTGCAAAACGCAAGTTCGGCCGATTCTTTTCTTGA
- the pncB gene encoding nicotinate phosphoribosyltransferase has translation MTPAPAPPALFTDLYQLTMMQGYVEHGLHTQEAVFDLGFRRRPFRGGYALWAGLEPMLDALESLRFTDGDLAYLDTLGLFRPAFLDALRGWRFTGRVDAFPEGSVIFSHEPLLTVTAPLWEAQLIETMLLNTLNFQTLIATKAARCVLAATSSPHGGRVVEFGARRAQGPDGALSATRAAVVGGATGTSNVEAGRRFGLPVTGTHAHAWVEAFLDELSAFRAYAQTYPDATTLLLDTVDTLGSGLPNALTVARELRGAGHELQGVRLDSGDLAYLSRHIRAELDAAGFPDVRIVASNDLSEDVIAALIAEGARIDVYGVGTQLVTAGGEGGGALGGVYKLVQLGGRPRMKLTADPGKASVPGVKHVWRGAEGPAPDATYVWDVLTLGGPPAPGDVVGDPVNPLRAARLPTGLHWAPAREVVMQGGVRTRPPEALLDVQARARRELARLPAGTRRMLNPHVYRVSLAPEVAALRDRERARLLGT, from the coding sequence GTGACGCCCGCCCCCGCGCCCCCGGCCCTGTTCACGGATCTGTACCAGCTGACCATGATGCAGGGCTATGTCGAGCACGGCCTGCATACCCAGGAGGCCGTGTTCGACCTGGGCTTCCGGCGGCGGCCCTTCCGGGGCGGCTACGCGCTGTGGGCCGGGCTGGAACCCATGCTGGACGCCCTGGAATCCCTGCGCTTCACGGACGGCGATCTGGCGTATCTGGACACGCTGGGTCTGTTCCGCCCGGCGTTTCTGGACGCGCTGCGCGGCTGGCGTTTCACGGGCCGCGTGGACGCCTTTCCCGAGGGCAGCGTGATCTTCTCGCACGAGCCCCTGCTGACCGTGACCGCGCCGCTGTGGGAGGCGCAGCTCATCGAGACGATGCTGCTCAACACCCTGAACTTCCAGACGCTGATCGCCACCAAGGCGGCACGGTGTGTCCTGGCCGCCACCTCAAGTCCACATGGCGGCAGGGTCGTGGAGTTCGGGGCGCGGCGGGCGCAGGGGCCAGACGGAGCCCTGAGTGCCACGCGGGCGGCGGTGGTGGGCGGCGCAACCGGTACCAGCAATGTGGAGGCCGGGCGGCGCTTCGGCCTGCCGGTCACGGGCACGCACGCGCACGCCTGGGTCGAGGCCTTCCTGGACGAGCTGAGCGCCTTCCGCGCCTACGCCCAGACCTACCCCGACGCAACCACGCTGCTGCTGGATACCGTGGACACGCTGGGCAGCGGCCTCCCGAACGCGCTGACGGTGGCGCGGGAACTGCGCGGAGCCGGCCACGAGCTGCAGGGTGTGCGGCTGGACAGCGGCGACCTCGCGTATCTGTCGCGGCACATTCGCGCCGAACTGGACGCGGCGGGCTTCCCGGACGTGCGGATCGTGGCCAGCAACGACCTCTCGGAGGACGTGATTGCCGCCCTGATCGCCGAGGGGGCCAGGATCGACGTGTACGGCGTGGGCACGCAGCTCGTCACGGCGGGCGGCGAGGGTGGCGGGGCGCTGGGCGGCGTGTACAAGCTGGTGCAGCTGGGGGGGCGGCCCCGCATGAAGCTCACGGCCGATCCGGGCAAGGCCAGCGTGCCGGGCGTCAAGCACGTGTGGCGCGGTGCCGAGGGGCCAGCGCCAGACGCGACGTATGTCTGGGACGTCCTGACGCTGGGCGGCCCGCCCGCGCCGGGTGATGTGGTCGGCGATCCGGTCAATCCCCTGCGGGCGGCGCGGCTGCCGACTGGCCTGCACTGGGCACCGGCCCGCGAGGTCGTCATGCAGGGCGGTGTACGCACACGCCCGCCCGAGGCGCTGCTCGACGTGCAGGCCCGCGCCCGACGCGAACTCGCCCGGCTGCCCGCCGGGACGCGGCGCATGCTGAACCCGCACGTGTACCGCGTGAGCCTTGCCCCGGAGGTGGCGGCCCTGCGTGACCGCGAGCGGGCACGGTTGCTGGGGACGTGA
- a CDS encoding 3-hydroxyacyl-CoA dehydrogenase/enoyl-CoA hydratase family protein yields the protein MKIQKAAVIGAGVMGAAIAAQLANAGIPVLLLDIVLPDQQDRNFLAKSGIQRALKARPAAFMDPARAALITPGNLEDDLKALKDADWILEAIIEKLDAKRELWAKVEKVAKKTAIISSNSSGIPMHLQIEGRAEDFQRRFVGAHFFNPPRYLHLLEVIPTPKTDPKVTQAFSEFAETTLGKGVVVANDVPGFVANRIGVYGIVRAMQHMDRAGLTPAQVDQLTGPVLGRANSATFRTADLSGLDIITHVASDLGKATPDDEDFTLTPAFRTLVEEKKMLGDKTGSGFYKKTKGPDGKTKILNLNLETFEYEDQGKVKVAAVDAVKGQPLAARVKALYAAEGREGDFLRGVMNDGFWYAAKMAGNVSNRLQDIDNALKWGFGWEQGPFETMDTVGVQTVIANLEAEGRTLPPLLAAMKASGRESFYSGDQTVTPTGEPTTYQAPYFILTDLKKDATKVVKKRAGASVVDLGDGVLLAEWHAKMNALGEDQLRSVQDAHKLVQDMGYAGLVVGNQGENFSAGANLPLILSQAQADEWDELDDIIKQFQQVTTSLRFSPHPTVAAPFGLTLGGGAEFTLHADHVVASAELYMGLVEVGVGLIPGGGGTKEMLLRFTDMQQPGQQLGATLLPAVQRAFELIGTAKVSTSALEARNLGFLRDTDTVAMNKNHILQDAKRQVLALAPGYVQPVPRHDIPVMGDAAIAAIKSALYGMHQGGYITDYDLVVSEQLARVLSGGTGNNRTAKVSEQHLLDLEREAFLTLLGKKGTQQRIDHMLKTGKPLRN from the coding sequence GTGAAGATCCAGAAAGCAGCCGTCATCGGCGCAGGCGTCATGGGTGCCGCCATCGCCGCGCAACTCGCCAACGCCGGCATCCCCGTCCTGCTCCTCGACATCGTCCTGCCGGATCAGCAGGATCGGAACTTCCTGGCGAAGTCCGGCATCCAGCGCGCCCTCAAGGCCCGCCCCGCCGCGTTCATGGATCCCGCCCGCGCCGCCCTGATCACGCCCGGCAACCTCGAGGACGACCTCAAGGCCCTCAAGGACGCCGACTGGATCCTCGAGGCGATCATCGAGAAGCTCGACGCCAAGCGCGAGTTGTGGGCGAAGGTCGAGAAGGTCGCCAAGAAGACTGCGATCATCTCCAGCAACTCCAGCGGCATCCCCATGCACCTCCAGATCGAGGGCCGCGCCGAGGACTTCCAGCGCCGCTTCGTGGGCGCGCACTTCTTCAACCCGCCGCGCTACCTGCACCTGCTCGAAGTCATTCCCACGCCCAAGACCGACCCGAAGGTCACGCAGGCGTTCAGCGAGTTCGCCGAGACGACCCTGGGCAAGGGCGTGGTCGTCGCGAACGACGTGCCGGGCTTCGTCGCCAACCGCATCGGCGTGTACGGCATCGTGCGCGCCATGCAGCACATGGACAGAGCGGGCCTGACCCCGGCGCAGGTCGACCAGCTCACCGGCCCGGTGCTGGGCCGCGCGAACTCCGCGACGTTCCGCACCGCCGACCTCTCGGGCCTGGACATCATCACCCACGTCGCCAGCGACCTCGGGAAGGCCACGCCGGACGACGAGGACTTCACCCTGACCCCCGCGTTCCGCACGCTGGTCGAGGAGAAGAAGATGCTGGGCGACAAGACCGGCAGCGGCTTCTACAAGAAGACGAAGGGGCCGGACGGCAAGACGAAGATCCTGAACCTGAACCTGGAGACCTTCGAGTACGAGGATCAGGGCAAGGTGAAGGTCGCCGCCGTGGACGCCGTGAAGGGCCAGCCCCTCGCCGCCCGCGTGAAGGCCCTGTACGCCGCCGAGGGGAGGGAGGGCGACTTCCTGCGCGGCGTGATGAACGACGGCTTCTGGTACGCCGCCAAGATGGCCGGCAACGTCTCGAACCGCCTGCAGGACATCGACAACGCCCTGAAATGGGGCTTCGGCTGGGAACAGGGCCCCTTCGAGACGATGGACACCGTGGGCGTGCAGACGGTCATCGCCAACCTGGAGGCCGAGGGCCGCACCCTGCCCCCGCTGCTCGCCGCCATGAAGGCCAGCGGCCGCGAGTCGTTCTACAGCGGCGACCAGACCGTCACGCCCACCGGCGAACCCACCACGTACCAGGCCCCGTACTTCATCCTCACCGACCTGAAGAAGGACGCCACCAAGGTCGTGAAGAAGCGCGCCGGTGCGAGCGTCGTCGACCTGGGGGACGGGGTGCTGCTCGCCGAGTGGCACGCCAAAATGAACGCCCTGGGCGAGGATCAGCTCCGCAGCGTGCAGGACGCGCACAAGCTCGTGCAGGACATGGGCTACGCGGGCCTCGTCGTGGGCAACCAGGGCGAGAACTTCAGCGCCGGCGCGAACCTCCCCCTAATCCTCTCGCAGGCCCAGGCGGACGAGTGGGACGAACTCGACGACATAATCAAGCAGTTCCAGCAGGTCACCACCAGCCTGCGCTTCAGCCCCCACCCCACCGTCGCCGCGCCCTTCGGCCTGACCCTCGGCGGCGGCGCGGAATTCACGCTGCACGCCGACCACGTGGTCGCCAGTGCGGAACTGTACATGGGCCTCGTGGAGGTCGGCGTGGGACTTATCCCCGGCGGCGGCGGCACCAAGGAGATGCTTCTGCGCTTCACGGACATGCAGCAGCCCGGCCAGCAGCTCGGCGCGACCCTGCTCCCCGCCGTGCAGCGCGCCTTCGAACTCATCGGCACCGCCAAGGTCAGCACCAGCGCCCTGGAGGCCCGCAACCTCGGTTTCCTGCGCGACACCGACACCGTTGCCATGAACAAAAACCACATCCTGCAGGACGCCAAACGGCAGGTGCTCGCCCTCGCGCCCGGCTACGTGCAACCCGTCCCCCGCCACGACATCCCCGTCATGGGCGACGCCGCCATTGCCGCGATCAAGAGCGCCCTGTACGGCATGCACCAGGGCGGGTACATCACCGACTACGACCTCGTCGTGAGCGAACAGCTCGCGCGCGTCCTGTCCGGCGGCACCGGCAACAACCGCACCGCCAAGGTCAGCGAACAGCACCTCCTCGATCTGGAGCGCGAGGCCTTCCTGACCCTGCTGGGCAAGAAGGGCACCCAGCAGCGCATCGACCACATGCTCAAGACCGGCAAGCCGCTGAGGAACTGA
- a CDS encoding sulfite exporter TauE/SafE family protein, which translates to MTLAVIAIGLLAGVLGAILGLGGGVVVVPALEFVLPHFGRDITIQQAVAVSQIGVLAVGLSGAASYLQQGLVRARTGYLLSPYTIVGGAAGSFLGLVLPARAVATVFAVLLLYSAYNLLRGLKRVEVEREPSRLVPPAMTFAGIMSGLLGIGGGTVQVPVLNLLAGVPIRQAIATSTFIMGLTAVGNALVYQAGGLLDVRLAAGIALGVLVGARAGAALQSRIPAAQLKLFFSLLLIFTALQLLWKYWGQA; encoded by the coding sequence ATGACGCTCGCCGTGATCGCCATCGGCCTGCTCGCCGGCGTGCTGGGCGCGATCCTGGGCCTGGGGGGCGGCGTGGTCGTCGTGCCCGCCCTGGAATTCGTGCTTCCGCACTTCGGTCGGGACATCACCATCCAGCAGGCCGTGGCCGTGTCGCAGATCGGCGTGCTGGCGGTCGGCCTGAGCGGCGCGGCCAGCTATCTGCAACAGGGCCTCGTGCGCGCCCGCACCGGCTACCTGCTGTCGCCGTACACCATCGTGGGCGGCGCGGCCGGCAGCTTCCTGGGGCTCGTGCTGCCCGCCCGTGCGGTCGCCACGGTGTTCGCCGTGCTGCTGCTGTACTCCGCATACAACCTGCTGCGCGGCCTGAAACGGGTCGAGGTCGAGCGCGAGCCGTCCCGACTCGTGCCGCCCGCCATGACCTTCGCCGGCATCATGAGCGGACTGCTGGGCATCGGGGGGGGCACCGTGCAGGTGCCGGTGCTGAACCTGCTGGCCGGGGTGCCGATCCGGCAGGCGATCGCCACGAGCACCTTCATCATGGGTCTGACGGCTGTGGGCAACGCGCTGGTCTATCAGGCGGGCGGCCTGCTGGATGTGCGGCTGGCCGCCGGCATCGCCCTGGGCGTGCTGGTGGGGGCGCGGGCCGGGGCAGCCCTGCAGAGCCGCATTCCGGCCGCGCAGCTCAAGCTCTTCTTCAGCCTGCTGCTGATCTTCACGGCCCTGCAGCTGCTGTGGAAGTACTGGGGGCAGGCATGA
- a CDS encoding thiolase family protein — protein MRDAVIVSAVRTPVGRGIKGTLANTRPDDLAALVMNEAVRRAGVDAALVEDVYLGCAIPEAEQGLNVARLAALRAGMPDSVGGVTVNRFCSSGLQTIAMAAAAIQTGQADVMLAGGVESMSMVPMSGHNPSPNLELVDQRPGAYIGMGMTAENVAAKYGVSRADQDAFALRSHQRAAAAQDAGKFDAEIVPVPVRVDKVKGTKMKSETINFDKDELIRRDANLEDMAKVRPAFKATGSVSAANSSPFSDGAAAVLIMSGEKAAELGVKPLAKFLGFAVAGVDPELMGIGPVKAVPKVLAQTGLTLADIDLIELNEAFAAQSLAVARELGLNEEIMNVNGGAIALGHPLGCSGAKLATTAIYELGRRGGGKALITMCIGGGMGAAGIIEVYGAEQAAD, from the coding sequence ATGCGTGATGCTGTTATCGTTTCTGCTGTTCGTACCCCCGTGGGCCGTGGCATCAAGGGCACGCTCGCCAACACCCGCCCGGACGACCTTGCCGCGCTGGTCATGAACGAGGCCGTGCGGCGGGCCGGAGTGGACGCTGCGCTGGTTGAGGACGTGTACCTGGGCTGCGCCATTCCCGAGGCCGAGCAGGGCCTGAACGTGGCGCGGCTGGCGGCGCTGCGGGCCGGGATGCCCGACAGCGTGGGCGGCGTGACCGTGAACCGCTTCTGCTCCAGCGGGCTCCAGACCATCGCCATGGCGGCGGCGGCCATCCAGACCGGGCAGGCCGACGTGATGCTGGCGGGCGGCGTGGAGTCCATGAGCATGGTGCCCATGAGCGGCCACAACCCCAGCCCGAACCTGGAACTGGTGGATCAGCGCCCCGGCGCGTACATCGGCATGGGCATGACGGCCGAGAACGTGGCCGCCAAGTACGGAGTGAGCCGCGCCGATCAGGACGCCTTCGCGCTGCGCAGCCACCAGCGCGCGGCGGCGGCGCAGGACGCCGGGAAGTTCGACGCCGAGATTGTGCCCGTGCCGGTGCGCGTCGACAAGGTGAAGGGCACGAAGATGAAGTCCGAGACCATCAACTTCGACAAAGACGAGCTGATCCGCCGGGACGCGAACCTGGAGGACATGGCGAAGGTGCGCCCGGCGTTCAAGGCGACCGGGTCGGTCAGCGCGGCGAACTCCAGCCCGTTCAGCGACGGCGCGGCGGCCGTGCTGATCATGAGCGGCGAGAAGGCCGCGGAACTGGGCGTGAAGCCGCTGGCGAAGTTCCTGGGCTTCGCGGTGGCGGGTGTCGATCCGGAACTCATGGGCATCGGCCCCGTGAAGGCCGTGCCGAAGGTGCTGGCGCAGACGGGCCTGACGCTGGCGGACATCGACCTGATCGAGCTGAACGAGGCGTTCGCGGCGCAGTCGCTGGCCGTGGCGCGCGAACTGGGCCTGAACGAGGAGATCATGAACGTGAACGGCGGCGCGATCGCGCTGGGGCACCCGCTGGGCTGCTCGGGCGCGAAGCTCGCCACGACCGCCATCTACGAACTCGGGCGGCGGGGCGGCGGCAAGGCGCTGATCACCATGTGCATCGGCGGCGGCATGGGCGCGGCCGGGATCATAGAGGTCTACGGCGCGGAGCAGGCCGCCGACTGA
- the nadE gene encoding ammonia-dependent NAD(+) synthetase, giving the protein MSALRDHIRADLCVQPDIDPATEVERRIEFLSAYLTATPAAGFVLGISGGQDSTLTGRLCQLAAERVRARGGSATFIAVRLPYGTQADEADAQTALEFIRPDHAVTVNIRPSVDAAAQAAEGAIGSDLRDFVRGNVKARERMVAQYAIAGQLNLLVVGTDHAAEAVTGFFTKYGDGGVDVTPLTGLTKRQGAQLLAHLGAPESTWKKVPTADLEDGRPGLPDEAALGVTYAQIDAYLEGRAVDDSAAARIEQMYRNTRHKRTVPVTPFDGWWTARD; this is encoded by the coding sequence ATGAGTGCGCTCCGCGACCACATCCGCGCCGACCTGTGCGTCCAGCCGGACATCGACCCCGCCACCGAGGTCGAGCGGCGGATCGAGTTCCTGAGCGCGTACCTGACCGCCACCCCGGCCGCCGGTTTCGTGCTGGGGATCAGCGGCGGGCAGGACAGCACGCTGACGGGCCGCCTGTGCCAGCTTGCCGCCGAGCGGGTGCGTGCCCGTGGGGGCAGCGCCACCTTCATCGCCGTGCGCCTCCCCTACGGCACCCAGGCCGACGAGGCCGACGCCCAGACCGCCCTGGAGTTCATCCGCCCGGATCACGCCGTCACCGTGAACATCCGGCCCAGCGTGGACGCCGCCGCCCAGGCCGCCGAGGGCGCCATCGGCAGCGACCTGCGGGATTTCGTGCGCGGCAATGTCAAGGCCCGCGAGCGCATGGTCGCCCAGTACGCCATCGCCGGGCAGCTGAACCTGCTCGTCGTGGGCACGGATCACGCGGCCGAGGCCGTCACCGGCTTCTTCACCAAGTACGGCGACGGCGGCGTGGACGTGACCCCCCTGACCGGCCTGACCAAACGTCAGGGCGCCCAGCTCCTGGCCCATCTGGGCGCCCCCGAGAGCACGTGGAAGAAGGTGCCCACCGCCGATCTGGAGGACGGCCGCCCCGGCCTGCCCGACGAGGCCGCCCTGGGCGTGACCTACGCGCAGATCGACGCCTATCTGGAAGGCCGCGCCGTGGACGACAGTGCCGCCGCCCGGATCGAGCAGATGTACCGGAACACCCGCCACAAACGCACCGTGCCCGTCACGCCGTTCGACGGGTGGTGGACAGCGCGGGACTGA
- a CDS encoding alpha/beta hydrolase family protein, producing MTPLLDRLRTVRKRRAVAWAGAAYAVAVLLGALVGAEITLRSKTRWVKGVFVPVGRRGNDLFLPASVETLSRGPLGLVPLRPNRGHAVLGRHQMAGTVVKRPILQQRGTLPNGALAWVSTYVYNGTPAQLGVKYEDTVVRTPVGDMPAWHIPPLNGEGDAIAIVIHGHGGQRAQALRMLPALLRSGVGSLFVTFRNAFGAPQIGKGYLTLGDVEAEDVLAALHWAKDAGYTRAVLYGFSMGGNIALSVLRDRHRPYPIPVTGVMLDSPALDWRATIRWNAQRVGLPRPIARHVGTFTQWLVTKRSGQDFDTVDQIRAAPTFDVPILLWHGTRDRTIPIDQAEALAAARPDLVEYHRVEGAKHIRTWNIDPKGYDAQLEAFIAKVLPGIKEDRHG from the coding sequence ATGACTCCCCTCCTCGACCGCCTCCGTACTGTCCGCAAGCGCCGCGCCGTGGCGTGGGCGGGGGCGGCGTATGCCGTGGCCGTGCTCCTCGGGGCGCTGGTGGGGGCGGAGATCACCCTGCGGAGCAAGACGCGCTGGGTGAAGGGCGTGTTCGTGCCGGTCGGGCGGCGCGGGAACGATCTGTTCCTGCCGGCCAGCGTGGAGACGCTGTCGCGCGGGCCGCTGGGCCTCGTGCCGCTGCGGCCCAACCGCGGGCACGCGGTGCTGGGGCGGCACCAGATGGCCGGAACCGTCGTGAAACGGCCGATCCTGCAACAGCGGGGCACGCTGCCGAACGGGGCGCTCGCGTGGGTGTCCACGTACGTGTACAACGGCACGCCCGCGCAGCTCGGCGTGAAGTACGAGGACACGGTCGTCCGCACGCCCGTTGGAGACATGCCCGCGTGGCACATCCCGCCCCTGAACGGCGAGGGGGACGCCATCGCCATCGTCATCCACGGGCACGGCGGGCAGCGGGCGCAGGCGCTGCGGATGCTCCCGGCCCTGCTGCGCTCCGGCGTGGGCAGCCTGTTCGTCACGTTCCGCAACGCCTTCGGAGCCCCGCAGATCGGCAAGGGCTACCTGACCCTGGGCGACGTGGAGGCCGAGGACGTCCTCGCCGCGCTGCACTGGGCGAAGGACGCCGGGTACACGCGGGCCGTCCTGTACGGCTTCTCCATGGGCGGCAACATCGCCCTGAGCGTCCTGCGCGACCGGCACCGGCCGTACCCGATCCCCGTGACCGGTGTCATGCTCGACTCGCCGGCCCTCGACTGGCGGGCCACCATCCGCTGGAACGCCCAGCGCGTCGGCCTCCCCAGGCCTATCGCACGGCACGTCGGCACCTTCACGCAGTGGCTCGTCACGAAACGCAGCGGGCAGGACTTTGACACCGTGGATCAGATCAGAGCGGCCCCCACCTTCGACGTGCCGATCCTGCTGTGGCACGGCACCCGCGACCGCACCATCCCCATCGATCAGGCCGAGGCCCTGGCCGCCGCCCGCCCCGATCTGGTCGAGTACCACCGTGTGGAGGGAGCCAAGCACATCCGCACCTGGAACATCGACCCGAAGGGGTACGACGCGCAGTTGGAAGCGTTCATCGCGAAGGTGTTGCCGGGGATCAAGGAGGACAGGCATGGATGA